In Salana multivorans, a single genomic region encodes these proteins:
- a CDS encoding DNA-methyltransferase, protein MTPYYSDPGVTLWHGDALGVLRGLDAGSVDCIVTSPPYYKLRDYGVEGQLGAEESPAEYVEALVAALREARRVLADDGTLWLNLGDSYYSGKGSPTSPDLKNEARRPPARALDRPGQPWGQRKGMLGIPWRVALALQDDGWVLRNDIIWAKPNAMPESVTDRLSTRHEHVFLLTKSPRYFFDLDAIREPVTSTRDGALTWDRDEQGVPGQKPQHRPGRTWSERSASGAPPRRGLNPGHAQGDSDFATPSRGRNPGDVWTIATQPFPGAHFATMPPALAERCILAGCKPGGTVLDPFSGSGTTGLAAAKHGHPYVGIDLNADYLDMSLRTRLAQPGLDLEGLTA, encoded by the coding sequence GTGACCCCCTACTACTCCGACCCCGGTGTGACGCTGTGGCACGGGGATGCTCTCGGCGTGCTGCGCGGCCTCGACGCCGGCTCGGTGGACTGCATCGTCACGTCGCCGCCGTACTACAAGCTGCGGGACTACGGCGTCGAGGGTCAGCTCGGGGCCGAGGAATCGCCAGCGGAGTACGTCGAGGCGCTCGTCGCGGCCCTGCGCGAGGCGCGCCGCGTGCTCGCCGACGACGGCACCCTCTGGCTCAACCTCGGGGACTCCTACTACTCCGGCAAGGGCTCCCCGACGAGTCCGGACCTGAAGAACGAGGCGCGTCGCCCACCCGCACGCGCACTCGACAGGCCGGGCCAACCGTGGGGACAGCGCAAGGGGATGCTGGGCATCCCGTGGCGGGTCGCGCTCGCGCTCCAGGACGACGGCTGGGTCCTCCGCAACGACATCATCTGGGCCAAGCCGAACGCGATGCCCGAGAGCGTGACCGACCGGCTCTCGACTCGGCACGAGCACGTGTTCCTCTTGACGAAGTCGCCCCGCTACTTCTTCGACCTCGACGCGATTCGGGAGCCCGTGACGTCGACCCGCGACGGAGCCCTCACGTGGGATCGCGACGAGCAGGGCGTGCCCGGGCAGAAGCCGCAGCACCGCCCCGGACGCACCTGGAGCGAGCGCTCTGCCTCCGGAGCGCCGCCCCGACGCGGGCTCAATCCCGGGCACGCACAGGGCGACAGCGACTTCGCGACGCCCTCGCGTGGCCGCAACCCTGGCGACGTGTGGACGATCGCGACGCAGCCGTTCCCCGGCGCGCACTTCGCGACCATGCCGCCCGCGCTCGCTGAGCGGTGCATCCTCGCCGGCTGCAAGCCCGGCGGCACCGTGCTCGACCCGTTCTCCGGGTCGGGCACCACCGGTCTCGCTGCCGCGAAGCACGGCCACCCCTACGTCGGGATCGACCTCAACGCCGACTACCTCGACATGTCCCTACGCACCCGGCTCGCGCAGCCCGGGCTCGACCTGGAAGGACTGACCGCATGA
- a CDS encoding DNA-methyltransferase, which translates to MTPYYADDLVTLYHGSMFDVLPELGRFDACITDPPYGTTNLAWDRWPTGWPDAVAEHTDTLWCFGTMRMILARADEFDGWRFGQEIVWLKNAATSMITDRFLRRHENAVHWYRGSWPGQHRALPKVSRTGAPSGTRARPGDDGGPGGDGVFDRHFKPFRPWVDDGTRWMTSVIEAKSEPKRGRLNPTQKPLGVLTPLIQYSVPEGGSVLDPFAGSGSTGIAARHLGRRAVLIEAREEQCEATAARLTKPIEVGFNLEGLTT; encoded by the coding sequence GTGACCCCCTACTACGCCGACGACCTGGTGACGCTCTACCACGGGTCGATGTTCGACGTGCTGCCCGAGCTCGGCCGGTTCGACGCGTGCATCACAGACCCGCCGTACGGCACTACCAACTTGGCGTGGGACCGGTGGCCCACCGGGTGGCCCGATGCCGTCGCCGAACACACGGACACGCTGTGGTGCTTCGGCACGATGCGCATGATCCTCGCCCGGGCCGACGAGTTCGACGGGTGGCGGTTCGGGCAGGAAATCGTTTGGCTAAAGAACGCTGCGACGTCGATGATCACCGACCGGTTCCTGCGAAGGCACGAGAACGCCGTCCACTGGTATCGCGGATCGTGGCCGGGGCAGCATCGCGCGCTGCCAAAGGTGAGCCGAACTGGTGCCCCGTCCGGCACGCGAGCACGCCCCGGTGATGATGGCGGTCCTGGCGGTGACGGCGTGTTCGACCGGCACTTCAAGCCATTCCGACCGTGGGTGGATGACGGCACCCGCTGGATGACCTCGGTGATCGAGGCGAAGAGCGAGCCTAAGCGTGGGCGCCTCAACCCCACGCAGAAGCCGCTCGGTGTGCTCACGCCCCTGATCCAGTACAGCGTCCCCGAGGGCGGGAGCGTGCTGGACCCGTTCGCCGGGTCCGGGTCTACCGGGATTGCGGCACGGCATCTTGGTCGCCGCGCTGTCCTGATCGAGGCGCGCGAGGAGCAGTGCGAGGCCACCGCCGCGCGCCTCACCAAGCCCATCGAGGTGGGCTTCAACCTGGAAGGACTCACGACGTGA
- a CDS encoding DUF4145 domain-containing protein: MSIAVQPLALASDYVAARRHIDDPDATPRWLPERVYGKEFPDVPEQIAAAASEAWVCYSIGQYRASAAMARAVVEATAKDKGITTGGILAKIDALYDQEIIGKGVKEAAHEIRFLGNDMAHGDFVASVPEELIADMLGFLDQFLDEAYQRDAKLTRFREQRLALRGE, encoded by the coding sequence ATGAGCATCGCAGTGCAGCCCCTCGCGCTCGCGTCCGACTACGTGGCAGCACGAAGGCACATCGACGACCCGGACGCCACTCCCCGCTGGCTCCCGGAGCGCGTGTACGGGAAGGAGTTCCCTGACGTGCCCGAGCAGATCGCCGCCGCAGCCTCCGAAGCCTGGGTCTGCTACTCCATCGGCCAGTACCGCGCCTCCGCCGCGATGGCACGAGCCGTCGTCGAGGCCACCGCCAAAGACAAGGGCATCACGACCGGTGGCATCCTCGCCAAGATCGACGCCCTCTACGACCAAGAGATCATCGGCAAGGGCGTCAAAGAAGCCGCGCACGAGATCCGCTTCCTCGGCAACGACATGGCCCACGGCGACTTCGTGGCCAGCGTCCCCGAGGAACTGATCGCCGACATGCTCGGCTTCCTCGACCAGTTCCTCGACGAGGCATACCAGCGGGATGCCAAGCTCACCCGCTTCCGCGAACAGCGCCTCGCCCTCCGCGGCGAGTAG
- a CDS encoding HK97 gp10 family phage protein, translated as MAAPKVVLNSSGVLEVLSDPGVAAFLHEVAEGVAGAARAAAPHVTGEYHDSIDVVDVNTGRAVARVVATAPHAHLVEARTGNLAKAMSAAGGGR; from the coding sequence ATGGCTGCGCCGAAGGTGGTTCTGAACTCATCCGGAGTGCTCGAGGTGCTCTCCGATCCGGGCGTCGCTGCGTTTCTCCATGAGGTCGCAGAGGGCGTCGCTGGCGCGGCTCGAGCGGCAGCCCCCCACGTCACGGGCGAGTATCACGACTCCATCGACGTGGTCGACGTCAACACCGGGCGGGCTGTTGCTCGGGTCGTCGCCACAGCACCTCATGCCCACCTGGTAGAGGCGCGCACCGGCAACCTCGCGAAGGCGATGAGCGCCGCAGGAGGTGGGCGATGA
- a CDS encoding Gp19/Gp15/Gp42 family protein, with amino-acid sequence MAYATVEDLESRWRPLDSDERARADVLLGDVAVLIDEAAPLPVPPAEPSQHDLSLRRLISCAAVKRAMAVSAATVGVSSEQHGTGPFQDSWNYANPMGDLYLLAPEIKRLRGDGRQQAATIPMYRTAGG; translated from the coding sequence ATGGCATACGCAACGGTCGAAGACCTTGAGTCGCGGTGGCGGCCCCTCGACTCCGATGAACGTGCTCGCGCGGACGTTCTCCTTGGTGACGTCGCGGTGCTGATCGACGAGGCAGCTCCCCTGCCAGTACCCCCAGCGGAGCCGTCGCAGCATGACCTCTCGCTGCGACGGCTGATCTCCTGCGCTGCGGTCAAGCGCGCCATGGCGGTCTCCGCCGCCACCGTCGGGGTCTCATCGGAACAGCACGGCACAGGCCCGTTCCAGGACTCCTGGAACTACGCCAACCCGATGGGAGATCTGTACCTGCTCGCTCCCGAGATCAAGCGACTCCGAGGCGACGGCAGGCAGCAAGCGGCGACCATCCCGATGTACAGGACAGCCGGTGGTTGA
- a CDS encoding HNH endonuclease signature motif containing protein, with the protein MVTSRTGTTSHLRFRKAVLAAGRAAGVTRCPVPGCGVWLDYDVSRQPNSAEPDHIIRVVDGGTNDASNGRVICRRCNQRLGQRRAETRAAPPLGPGAEPRIEW; encoded by the coding sequence ATGGTCACCTCACGGACCGGCACGACATCACACCTCCGCTTCCGCAAAGCTGTCCTTGCCGCAGGAAGAGCAGCCGGAGTCACCCGGTGCCCAGTCCCAGGGTGCGGCGTATGGCTCGATTACGACGTCAGCCGCCAACCCAACAGCGCCGAACCAGACCACATCATCCGCGTCGTCGACGGCGGAACGAACGACGCCAGTAACGGGCGGGTCATCTGCCGGCGCTGCAACCAGCGGCTCGGACAACGACGAGCAGAGACGCGGGCCGCCCCACCCCTCGGCCCAGGAGCCGAGCCTCGAATCGAGTGGTGA
- a CDS encoding single-stranded DNA-binding protein encodes MASATITIEGFVAQDSTLKFTPSGDAVCEFSIPVTPQRRNAAGEWEDTGPTVWYRISSWGRPGEMHAELLTKGMRVKVTGPLTVREYEHNGEKRTSLDVRADQLGIAKPRDGWPQGHRSTSQADPWQGGGTSQAAAGGYDNSEPPF; translated from the coding sequence ATGGCATCCGCCACCATCACGATCGAGGGCTTCGTCGCCCAGGACTCGACGCTGAAGTTCACCCCGTCCGGTGACGCCGTGTGCGAGTTCTCCATCCCCGTCACCCCCCAGAGGCGCAACGCCGCCGGGGAGTGGGAGGACACCGGGCCGACCGTCTGGTACCGGATCTCGTCCTGGGGCCGCCCCGGCGAGATGCACGCCGAGCTGCTCACGAAGGGCATGCGGGTCAAGGTCACCGGGCCGCTGACCGTCCGCGAGTACGAGCACAACGGCGAGAAGCGCACCAGCCTCGACGTTCGCGCCGACCAGCTCGGTATCGCCAAGCCCCGCGACGGCTGGCCCCAGGGCCACCGCAGCACGTCCCAGGCCGACCCGTGGCAGGGCGGCGGCACCAGCCAGGCCGCGGCCGGCGGCTACGACAACTCAGAACCCCCGTTTTGA
- a CDS encoding terminase large subunit domain-containing protein produces MIRLTSSQPVALLGEAPPRVLVEPRGARANSWEDVADLSATAGIVLDGWQETILKAAMGERRDATWAAKRVGVTVPRQNGKSQLLVARALAGALLFGEKKIVISAHQQDTAREAFSKLMEIVEDEANAWLRERVKPGGIMQALNREAVKFANGATIQFKARSGAGGKGFSSDCLMLDEAQILGSRAWTSINSTMSAMPNPQVWLLGTAPQEEDDSTVFESVRAAAIEGKSTSAAWCEWGADRESPEYAAALPDLKSRRWTPAVEYICWSANPAWNARMNVEVVQGECETYSVEKFGQDRLGLWSETTGKVSRLITASQWRNAEAPATDGIRSLGVAFSASGTVMGVAGATKHPDGFHAELPWDARGSLAGSVDIGRVARWLAEDERWRRFAQITICGPSHDEVLRLALIDAGVSKSRIHIATTAEYYDSCSLGYEAILNGSLTHTEGQVALEESVAVSDKKARPGGAWGWNSTGDDGLEAHIEAMCLAYRTARTTRRKPGKKQRGMIL; encoded by the coding sequence GTGATCCGGTTGACGAGCTCGCAGCCCGTCGCGCTGCTCGGGGAGGCGCCACCGCGCGTCTTGGTCGAGCCCAGGGGCGCTCGGGCTAACTCCTGGGAGGACGTCGCTGACCTCTCGGCGACGGCGGGCATCGTCCTGGACGGCTGGCAGGAGACGATCCTCAAGGCCGCGATGGGCGAGCGCCGTGATGCCACCTGGGCGGCCAAGCGGGTCGGAGTGACGGTGCCCCGCCAGAACGGCAAGAGCCAGCTGCTCGTGGCGCGCGCGCTCGCGGGCGCACTTCTCTTCGGCGAGAAGAAGATCGTCATCAGCGCCCACCAGCAGGACACGGCGCGCGAGGCGTTCTCGAAGCTCATGGAGATCGTCGAGGACGAGGCGAACGCCTGGCTGCGGGAGCGCGTGAAGCCGGGCGGCATCATGCAAGCTCTGAACCGCGAGGCTGTGAAGTTCGCGAACGGCGCGACGATCCAGTTCAAGGCGCGCTCGGGGGCAGGCGGCAAGGGATTTTCGTCTGACTGCCTGATGCTGGACGAGGCTCAGATCCTCGGATCTCGCGCATGGACCTCGATCAACTCGACGATGTCTGCGATGCCGAACCCGCAGGTGTGGCTACTCGGCACTGCGCCCCAGGAGGAGGACGACTCGACCGTCTTCGAGTCCGTCCGCGCGGCTGCTATCGAGGGCAAGTCGACCTCGGCGGCGTGGTGCGAGTGGGGTGCCGACCGGGAGTCGCCGGAGTATGCAGCGGCCTTGCCCGACCTCAAGTCGCGCCGATGGACTCCGGCGGTCGAGTACATCTGCTGGTCCGCCAACCCGGCGTGGAACGCGCGAATGAACGTCGAGGTCGTGCAGGGCGAGTGCGAGACCTACTCGGTGGAGAAGTTCGGCCAGGACCGGCTCGGCCTATGGAGCGAGACCACCGGCAAGGTCAGTCGCCTCATCACAGCCTCACAGTGGCGAAACGCGGAAGCGCCTGCCACTGATGGCATCCGATCGCTCGGGGTGGCATTCTCCGCCTCGGGCACAGTGATGGGCGTCGCGGGAGCGACGAAGCACCCGGACGGCTTCCACGCCGAACTTCCTTGGGATGCGCGTGGCTCGCTTGCGGGCTCGGTCGATATCGGGCGTGTGGCTCGATGGCTGGCCGAGGATGAGCGCTGGAGGCGGTTCGCGCAGATCACGATCTGTGGCCCCTCGCACGACGAGGTGCTCCGCCTCGCGCTGATTGACGCGGGCGTGTCGAAGTCCCGCATCCACATCGCGACGACGGCCGAGTACTACGACTCCTGCTCGCTCGGGTACGAGGCGATCCTCAATGGATCCCTCACCCACACCGAGGGACAGGTGGCCCTGGAGGAGTCCGTGGCCGTCTCGGACAAGAAGGCCCGACCGGGCGGGGCGTGGGGCTGGAACTCCACGGGCGACGACGGCCTCGAGGCGCACATCGAGGCGATGTGCCTGGCGTACCGGACGGCTCGGACGACACGACGCAAGCCGGGCAAGAAGCAGAGGGGGATGATCCTGTGA
- a CDS encoding phage major capsid protein → MAGIDINRTTSGITLPKEVSAEIWAKTQEASFVQQRARRIELPGGGVDVPIITGDPVATWVSETDEKPVSRSTFGTKNIKGYTLAVIEPFSNQFRRDLPALYNALVGRLPGVLAKTFDQTAFGFQASPGTGFDTLASAPAVSLTTPGANRTQYDQFLAALESVATVGGSDVTGWALSVQAEIAAMGAKDEQGRPLFIDSIRDQGSIGQVLARPAWKTAHAYKPGTAGSPGTPATLGIAGDWDSAVWGFVEGLSISISDQATLNDGGTAIHLWQRNMFAVRVEFEVGFAVRDVNRFVRLTGNTPS, encoded by the coding sequence ATGGCTGGAATCGACATCAACCGGACCACGTCCGGCATCACGCTGCCCAAGGAGGTCTCCGCGGAGATCTGGGCCAAGACGCAGGAGGCGTCGTTCGTGCAGCAGCGCGCTCGCCGCATCGAGCTGCCCGGTGGGGGTGTGGACGTCCCGATCATCACGGGCGACCCGGTCGCCACCTGGGTCTCGGAGACCGACGAGAAGCCCGTCTCGCGCTCGACGTTCGGGACGAAGAACATCAAGGGCTACACGCTCGCGGTGATCGAGCCGTTCTCGAACCAGTTCCGGCGCGACCTGCCGGCGCTGTACAACGCCCTCGTGGGTCGCCTGCCGGGCGTCCTCGCGAAGACGTTCGACCAGACCGCGTTCGGGTTCCAGGCGTCGCCGGGCACCGGGTTCGACACGCTGGCGTCCGCGCCGGCGGTGTCCCTCACGACCCCGGGAGCCAACCGCACCCAGTACGACCAGTTCCTCGCGGCCCTGGAGTCCGTGGCAACGGTCGGCGGGTCGGACGTCACCGGCTGGGCGCTCTCGGTCCAGGCGGAGATCGCCGCGATGGGCGCCAAGGACGAGCAGGGTCGGCCCCTGTTCATCGACTCCATCCGCGACCAGGGCAGCATCGGCCAGGTGCTCGCCCGCCCGGCCTGGAAGACGGCGCACGCCTACAAGCCCGGCACCGCGGGGAGCCCGGGCACCCCCGCGACGCTCGGCATCGCGGGCGACTGGGACTCGGCCGTGTGGGGCTTCGTCGAGGGGCTGAGCATCAGCATCTCCGACCAGGCCACGCTCAACGACGGTGGCACCGCGATCCACCTGTGGCAGCGGAACATGTTCGCGGTCCGGGTCGAGTTCGAGGTCGGCTTCGCAGTCCGCGACGTCAACCGCTTCGTGCGGCTGACCGGCAACACCCCGAGCTGA
- a CDS encoding DUF2510 domain-containing protein yields the protein MSEDAPLLEITSHIDGKNAKVRVYPDRVEWDKVGKVSGAKVTAGIITMGASFAATGARGRRGAGSDMLLMDAIQGVTTRRDTVLNDVVVLHSSSGVIEMRCSKKEAASMKELILAVKRGAYSQPVSAQPASPPPPVQPSWPANWYPDPQNDRQLRYWDGSRWTEHTHPKG from the coding sequence ATGAGCGAGGACGCCCCCCTGTTGGAGATCACATCCCACATCGACGGGAAGAACGCGAAGGTGCGTGTCTATCCGGACCGGGTGGAGTGGGACAAGGTCGGCAAGGTGTCGGGCGCGAAGGTGACGGCCGGGATCATCACGATGGGTGCCTCGTTCGCGGCCACGGGGGCGCGTGGTCGCCGTGGTGCGGGGTCGGACATGTTGTTGATGGACGCGATCCAGGGGGTGACGACGCGTCGTGACACGGTGCTGAACGACGTGGTGGTTCTACATAGTTCGTCTGGTGTGATCGAGATGCGCTGTTCGAAGAAGGAGGCGGCTTCGATGAAGGAGCTGATCCTCGCGGTCAAGCGTGGCGCGTACTCGCAGCCGGTCTCGGCTCAGCCCGCTTCTCCGCCTCCGCCGGTTCAGCCTTCGTGGCCGGCGAACTGGTACCCGGACCCGCAGAATGACCGCCAACTGCGGTACTGGGACGGTTCCCGCTGGACTGAGCACACCCACCCGAAGGGCTAG
- a CDS encoding DUF7666 domain-containing protein, whose protein sequence is MTPITVTSQAEWDAAIKAHHDDYVTVYIDSPAGVVIRIDDTGSSRAVLRGSSRAVLRGSSSAVLWDSSSAELRGSSRAVLRGSSRAVLRGSSSAVLWDSSSAELRDSSSAELWGSSSAELRGSSRAELWDSSSAVLRGSSRAELWDSSSAVLRGSSSAVLRGSSSAVLWGSSRAVLWDSSSAELRAFATAHARDRSTATGGSHTAIHVHSQRATVSGGHLIDLTGIDEYDPATWVDLHTRGSDSDGLVHLYKAVDDDLCAGHQYTLTQYPIGETITDPRWRDDNQCGGGLHACPTPVMARDHYMDATRFLEVTVPVADLRPIDDTKCKAPRVTVLREVTLDGDPIEAA, encoded by the coding sequence ATGACCCCCATCACCGTCACGAGCCAGGCCGAGTGGGACGCCGCGATCAAGGCGCACCACGACGACTACGTCACGGTCTACATCGACTCCCCCGCGGGCGTCGTCATCCGCATCGACGACACGGGCTCCTCCCGCGCCGTGCTGCGGGGCTCCTCCCGCGCCGTGCTGCGGGGCTCCTCCAGCGCCGTGCTGTGGGACTCCTCCAGCGCCGAGCTGCGGGGCTCCTCCCGCGCCGTGCTGCGGGGCTCCTCCCGCGCCGTGCTGCGGGGCTCCTCCAGCGCCGTGCTGTGGGACTCCTCCAGCGCCGAGCTGCGGGACTCCTCCAGCGCCGAGCTGTGGGGCTCCTCCAGCGCCGAGCTGCGGGGCTCCTCCCGCGCCGAGCTGTGGGACTCCTCCAGCGCCGTGCTGCGGGGCTCCTCCCGCGCCGAGCTGTGGGACTCCTCCAGCGCCGTGCTGCGGGGCTCCTCCAGCGCCGTGCTGCGGGGCTCCTCCAGCGCCGTGCTGTGGGGCTCCTCCCGCGCCGTGCTGTGGGACTCCTCCAGCGCCGAGCTGCGGGCGTTCGCCACGGCCCACGCCCGCGACCGCTCCACCGCGACCGGCGGCAGCCACACGGCGATCCACGTCCACTCGCAGCGCGCCACGGTGTCCGGCGGTCACCTCATCGACCTGACCGGCATCGACGAGTACGACCCGGCGACCTGGGTCGACCTGCACACCCGCGGCTCCGACTCCGACGGGCTCGTCCACCTCTACAAGGCCGTCGACGACGACCTCTGCGCCGGCCACCAGTACACGCTGACGCAGTACCCGATCGGCGAGACGATCACCGACCCCCGGTGGCGCGACGACAACCAGTGCGGTGGTGGGCTGCACGCCTGCCCCACCCCTGTCATGGCCCGCGACCACTACATGGACGCCACGAGGTTCCTCGAGGTCACCGTCCCCGTCGCCGACCTGCGACCGATCGACGACACGAAGTGCAAGGCCCCCAGGGTGACCGTGCTGCGGGAGGTCACCCTCGACGGCGACCCGATCGAGGCAGCATGA
- a CDS encoding AAA family ATPase, producing MSAEAEAAVIGAALLSPGSLALVADHITADDFQDVALGRGYALLQQMRAAGDKIDPITFVDRAAAEGIRGLPHERVHQIFASTPTAANADYYAQIVADAATKRRLVVAGQRLAQIGSSEIDATQAMTAAREVMAGVSTKPTGGLQAPTLGHLLEGSDEYDWLIPGLLERRDRLVLTGGEGAGKSTWVRQIVLASAAGVHPVTFEQIEPVRCLVVDAENSEKQWRRKAGYIARHAARRGSVDPADTVHIACVARLDITTDRDLSAVHRLVDEHDPQMLAIGPLYKLVPRAITSDDDAAPLIDALDSLRARGLALVMEAHAGHAQTGDGERNLRPRGSAALLGWPEFGMGLRAVSGDPAAVDLVRWRGDRDERSWPARLRRGTTSGWPWVSDDTTSGTWTPSGAHEKWS from the coding sequence GTGAGCGCCGAGGCCGAGGCTGCGGTCATCGGGGCGGCGCTCCTCAGCCCGGGCAGTCTCGCGCTCGTCGCCGACCACATCACAGCCGACGACTTCCAAGACGTCGCGCTCGGTCGCGGCTACGCACTGCTCCAGCAGATGCGCGCGGCTGGCGACAAGATCGACCCGATCACGTTCGTGGACCGGGCGGCCGCCGAGGGCATCCGGGGACTACCTCACGAGCGGGTACACCAGATCTTCGCCAGCACCCCCACCGCAGCCAACGCGGACTACTACGCGCAGATCGTGGCCGACGCCGCCACCAAGCGGCGCCTGGTCGTCGCGGGGCAGCGGCTCGCACAGATCGGCTCGTCCGAGATCGACGCCACCCAGGCCATGACCGCCGCACGCGAGGTCATGGCTGGGGTGTCGACGAAACCCACGGGCGGACTCCAGGCACCCACGCTCGGGCACCTGCTGGAGGGCAGCGACGAGTACGACTGGCTGATCCCCGGACTGCTGGAGCGGCGCGACCGGCTCGTCCTGACCGGCGGTGAGGGCGCTGGGAAAAGTACCTGGGTGAGGCAGATCGTCCTCGCGTCCGCAGCCGGGGTGCACCCGGTGACCTTCGAGCAGATCGAGCCCGTCCGCTGCCTCGTGGTCGACGCCGAGAACAGCGAGAAGCAGTGGCGGCGCAAGGCGGGCTACATCGCCCGGCACGCCGCACGCCGCGGAAGTGTCGACCCGGCCGACACCGTGCACATCGCGTGCGTCGCCCGGCTCGACATCACCACCGACCGGGACCTCTCGGCCGTGCATCGACTCGTCGACGAGCACGATCCGCAGATGCTCGCGATCGGGCCGCTGTACAAGCTCGTCCCCCGCGCCATCACCTCCGACGACGACGCCGCACCCCTCATCGACGCCCTGGACTCCCTCAGAGCCCGGGGTCTGGCGCTCGTCATGGAGGCCCATGCCGGCCACGCCCAGACCGGCGACGGGGAGCGCAACCTCCGCCCACGCGGGTCCGCCGCCCTGCTCGGCTGGCCCGAGTTCGGTATGGGTCTGCGCGCCGTCTCCGGAGATCCCGCCGCGGTCGACCTCGTCCGATGGCGAGGCGACCGAGACGAACGCAGCTGGCCGGCCCGCCTCCGCCGAGGCACCACGTCGGGATGGCCCTGGGTCTCCGACGACACCACATCAGGCACCTGGACCCCGTCCGGTGCGCACGAGAAATGGAGCTAG
- a CDS encoding phage portal protein: MTPASTQTPYVAGLSAQHQDMVTGLVEKIRRKAFRNRLRRTYYEHKAGLKDLGIAIPPHLRGVETAVGLPAKAVDSMSRRTMLERWTLASGGDPDVLGVGEISEANRLETLMPQAHTSALVASTAFGFVTAGDTGAGEPESLITLRSAEWATGTWSSRLNSMTSALSIVDVDDLGAIDHMVLYVPNAAIVMRRSGARWDIRQSVHELGVPVEQFAYRAELGRPFGRSRISRPVMSLTDSIVRSMLRTEVSAEFFNAPQRWAMGAEEGAFSDRDGNPLSGWQIILGNLLTLSRDEEGNAPTVGEFKQQSMQPNIEQLRMLAQWFASETNLPLRSLGIVGDNPESEGAISEANHELELDIRHWQSTSLSPAWRRLMVSALRLRDDSDAARAEYAGLSPVWLNPTKVTTSAAGDWFVKVAPAIDGLAASTVGMEMAGLSPQQIDRFTAERRRIQGGNTLDRVLAARADVAPGSDATSPSLAAGGGLR; encoded by the coding sequence GTGACCCCTGCCTCGACGCAGACACCGTACGTCGCCGGCCTGAGCGCTCAGCACCAGGACATGGTCACCGGCCTGGTGGAGAAGATCCGGCGGAAGGCGTTCAGGAACCGCCTGCGTCGCACGTACTACGAGCACAAGGCCGGCCTCAAGGATCTGGGTATCGCGATCCCACCGCACCTGCGGGGCGTGGAGACCGCCGTCGGGCTGCCCGCTAAGGCGGTCGACTCGATGTCGCGTCGGACGATGCTCGAGCGCTGGACTCTCGCCTCGGGCGGAGACCCGGACGTGCTGGGCGTCGGCGAGATCTCGGAGGCGAACCGCCTCGAGACGCTGATGCCGCAGGCGCACACCTCCGCCCTGGTCGCCTCGACCGCATTCGGCTTCGTCACGGCGGGCGACACGGGCGCGGGCGAGCCGGAGTCGCTGATCACGCTGCGGTCGGCCGAGTGGGCGACCGGCACATGGTCATCGCGCCTCAACTCGATGACCAGCGCTCTCTCGATTGTGGACGTCGATGACCTCGGCGCGATCGACCACATGGTGCTCTATGTCCCCAACGCCGCGATCGTCATGCGGCGCAGTGGTGCCCGTTGGGACATCCGACAGTCCGTCCACGAGCTCGGCGTACCGGTGGAGCAGTTCGCCTACCGCGCCGAGCTCGGGCGCCCCTTCGGTCGCTCTCGCATCTCACGGCCGGTCATGTCGCTGACGGACTCGATCGTCAGGTCCATGCTGCGTACCGAGGTGAGCGCCGAGTTCTTCAACGCGCCTCAGCGGTGGGCAATGGGCGCCGAGGAGGGCGCCTTCTCGGACCGGGACGGCAACCCGCTGTCGGGGTGGCAGATCATCCTCGGCAACCTCCTGACACTCTCGCGCGACGAAGAGGGCAATGCGCCGACGGTCGGCGAGTTCAAGCAGCAGTCGATGCAGCCGAACATCGAGCAGCTCCGAATGCTCGCACAGTGGTTCGCCTCGGAGACGAACCTGCCGCTGCGGTCGCTGGGGATCGTGGGAGACAACCCCGAGTCCGAGGGCGCGATCTCAGAGGCGAACCACGAGCTGGAGCTCGACATCCGCCACTGGCAGAGCACGTCCCTGTCGCCCGCGTGGCGCCGCCTCATGGTGTCAGCCCTGCGGCTCCGGGACGACTCGGATGCGGCGCGCGCGGAGTACGCGGGCCTGTCGCCCGTGTGGCTGAACCCGACCAAGGTCACGACGAGCGCGGCCGGCGATTGGTTCGTCAAGGTCGCCCCGGCTATCGACGGTCTGGCCGCCTCGACGGTGGGCATGGAGATGGCTGGGCTGTCTCCGCAACAGATTGATCGCTTCACGGCTGAGCGTCGCCGCATCCAGGGTGGAAACACCCTTGACCGGGTGCTCGCTGCCCGAGCGGATGTCGCCCCTGGTTCGGATGCGACATCGCCCTCGTTGGCCGCGGGGGGGGGGCTTCGGTGA